A genomic stretch from Syntrophales bacterium includes:
- a CDS encoding helix-turn-helix transcriptional regulator has product MLAHTKKHPIEKIELRFIGPAGNLKKAIEAMKPLGFVDASDSVPWRDAFPNDSEKQLIGKALAGARYREGMTQIQLAEQTGIPQRHISEMENGKRPIGKEMAKRLGKALNVSYRVFL; this is encoded by the coding sequence ATGCTGGCACACACGAAAAAGCACCCTATTGAAAAAATCGAATTGCGGTTCATCGGTCCCGCCGGGAACCTGAAAAAAGCCATTGAGGCCATGAAACCGCTTGGATTTGTGGATGCATCGGATTCCGTTCCGTGGCGGGATGCATTCCCCAACGACTCCGAAAAGCAGTTGATCGGAAAGGCACTGGCCGGGGCGAGGTACCGGGAAGGCATGACGCAGATCCAGCTTGCCGAACAGACCGGCATTCCTCAGCGGCATATCAGCGAGATGGAAAACGGCAAGCGTCCCATTGGGAAGGAAATGGCTAAGCGTCTCGGTAAGGCGCTGAATGTCAGCTACAGGGTGTTTCTGTAA
- a CDS encoding cytotoxic translational repressor of toxin-antitoxin stability system: protein MTWTVKLSRQARKQIDHLPQRVREILITLMREIEIQGPVRGNWPNYGRLESSRHHCHLKKGKPTYVAKWEVRDKEVKLVEVIYAGTHEKAPY, encoded by the coding sequence ATGACATGGACGGTGAAGCTGTCACGGCAGGCAAGAAAACAGATTGACCACCTGCCCCAAAGAGTCAGGGAAATCTTGATCACCCTGATGCGTGAAATCGAGATACAAGGTCCGGTCCGGGGAAATTGGCCGAACTATGGACGGCTGGAAAGCAGCCGCCATCACTGCCACCTGAAGAAGGGGAAACCCACGTATGTGGCGAAATGGGAGGTCAGAGACAAGGAAGTCAAGCTTGTGGAGGTGATTTATGCTGGCACACACGAAAAAGCACCCTATTGA